The following coding sequences lie in one Kamptonema formosum PCC 6407 genomic window:
- a CDS encoding type II toxin-antitoxin system VapC family toxin, protein MKILLDTNVIVDVALERKPFFPDSDRVLSFVEQGQVEGYISGSTFSDLYYIIRRGKGRDSTLAFLRQLATFCQVATVDRAVISLALNPTFRRYLIGFFNQL, encoded by the coding sequence GTGAAAATTTTGTTAGACACCAATGTTATAGTCGATGTTGCTCTTGAGCGAAAGCCTTTCTTTCCTGATAGCGATCGCGTCTTATCGTTCGTTGAGCAAGGGCAAGTTGAAGGTTATATTTCAGGATCGACTTTTAGCGATCTTTACTACATTATTCGTAGAGGTAAAGGTCGCGATTCTACACTTGCTTTTTTAAGGCAGTTAGCCACCTTCTGCCAAGTCGCTACAGTCGATCGAGCTGTTATTTCACTGGCTTTAAATCCCACATTCCGCAGATATTTGATCGGATTTTTTAATCAGTTGTGA
- a CDS encoding TerD family protein translates to MVVELTKGARFNLSKQAPDLKKVAIALGWESTHSDQSYEIDASAFMLGADGKIPHEQYFVFYNNLQSFDGAILQSSPKKEQQEKTGNKAIYGVMLEKINSDIQEIIFVGTIEENPEKDANFSLVKNAFIRICNLDNGSEITRYDLAESFSQETAVEFGRLYRNKGEWKFQAVGQGYNAGLQSFVDKYHIENIQSTASASLTSPSLDNSQSVINDSSVESEPKKPRKKKRRKTPKTNNQVPTRNRKIPLSLLAGLSVLIMGVSAGAIALIKSQEVSLNQAKILIADQEKFRTSTDINLLTTVRESLIKSVANLDKIPNLPGFAYHQAQSDLANLRPSLVSVEQNIKAVQSLETAQKLALEAAIAVKNPPHAAEVWQGSQSKLQQAIALLQAIPTDASVYIPAQQKLSNYLANQTVISQRFATAQKAVIFSNQGSLKLEKADYRGAIADFNQAVSLNQNLPQAYLGLGISHSKLGDNYQAIQYYNQALKFNANFADAYFSRGQAYYEMGIKQKANADYEQTIRLNPNYALAYLERGAIRYQIGSKPQGLQDFRQAAELFSKQGDTKNYELAQTLIDKFEEPASPSPELVKCNYSTNIDSLGRRCGVRVNIPVIIRRNSTFNSSNPDTNIKNETRKQQTFPSNSDSTSSRPRRSRRSRR, encoded by the coding sequence ATGGTAGTCGAATTAACTAAGGGTGCAAGGTTTAACCTTTCTAAACAAGCTCCCGATTTAAAGAAAGTTGCGATCGCCCTCGGTTGGGAGTCAACTCACTCCGATCAAAGTTATGAGATAGATGCCTCTGCGTTTATGTTAGGAGCAGATGGCAAAATTCCTCACGAACAATATTTTGTATTCTACAATAATCTACAATCCTTTGATGGCGCTATCCTGCAATCATCACCTAAGAAAGAACAACAAGAAAAGACAGGAAATAAGGCGATTTATGGTGTGATGCTGGAAAAAATTAATTCTGATATTCAGGAAATAATATTTGTTGGTACTATTGAAGAAAATCCAGAAAAAGATGCCAACTTTAGCCTAGTTAAAAATGCTTTTATCAGAATTTGTAACTTGGATAATGGTAGCGAAATTACCCGCTACGATCTAGCAGAAAGTTTTTCCCAAGAGACGGCTGTAGAGTTTGGCCGTTTGTATAGAAACAAAGGAGAATGGAAGTTTCAGGCTGTAGGACAAGGATATAATGCTGGATTACAAAGCTTTGTTGATAAATATCATATCGAGAATATACAATCTACTGCTAGCGCATCGTTAACTAGCCCATCATTAGATAATTCTCAGTCTGTTATTAACGACTCAAGTGTAGAATCAGAACCGAAAAAACCGCGTAAGAAAAAAAGACGCAAAACACCCAAAACTAATAATCAAGTTCCTACTAGAAATCGCAAAATCCCCCTAAGTTTATTAGCAGGATTAAGTGTTTTAATTATGGGCGTAAGTGCAGGCGCGATTGCGTTAATCAAATCACAAGAAGTAAGTCTGAATCAAGCCAAGATACTGATAGCTGACCAAGAAAAATTTAGAACTTCAACAGATATAAATTTACTAACAACTGTACGCGAAAGCCTCATAAAATCAGTAGCAAATTTAGATAAAATCCCTAACTTACCTGGTTTTGCCTATCATCAAGCTCAATCAGATTTAGCAAACCTCCGTCCCAGTTTGGTGTCAGTTGAGCAAAATATCAAAGCTGTTCAAAGTCTAGAAACTGCTCAAAAATTAGCATTAGAAGCTGCTATTGCCGTAAAAAATCCACCTCATGCGGCGGAAGTTTGGCAGGGTTCGCAAAGTAAATTGCAGCAAGCGATCGCGCTTTTACAGGCGATTCCAACAGACGCATCTGTTTATATTCCAGCTCAACAAAAGCTCTCTAATTACCTTGCGAATCAGACTGTTATTAGTCAAAGATTCGCTACAGCCCAAAAAGCTGTTATTTTCAGCAATCAAGGTTCTCTGAAGCTGGAAAAAGCCGATTATCGAGGCGCGATCGCAGATTTTAACCAAGCAGTTAGCCTCAACCAGAACTTACCCCAAGCTTATCTCGGCTTAGGAATTTCTCATTCAAAACTAGGTGATAACTATCAGGCAATTCAATACTATAACCAGGCACTAAAATTTAATGCTAACTTTGCAGATGCCTACTTTAGCAGGGGTCAAGCCTACTATGAAATGGGAATTAAACAAAAGGCGAACGCAGATTATGAACAAACCATTCGCCTTAACCCTAACTATGCCCTAGCCTACCTAGAACGAGGCGCTATTCGCTATCAAATAGGCTCTAAACCGCAAGGTTTGCAAGACTTCCGCCAAGCAGCAGAGCTTTTTTCTAAGCAGGGAGATACAAAGAATTACGAACTAGCCCAAACCCTGATCGACAAGTTTGAAGAGCCAGCCTCACCAAGCCCAGAGCTAGTAAAATGTAATTATTCAACTAATATAGACTCATTAGGTCGGCGCTGCGGTGTGCGTGTAAATATTCCAGTTATCATCCGCAGAAATTCTACCTTTAACTCCTCTAACCCCGATACTAACATTAAAAATGAGACGAGAAAACAGCAAACATTTCCCTCTAATTCTGATAGCACCAGTAGCAGACCTCGCAGGAGTAGAAGAAGTAGAAGATAA
- a CDS encoding NACHT domain-containing protein has protein sequence MTLARSLLKLSIVSAVVLGSAVISAGTLPAIPVVGGILITESIIDSILNSFAGVAGGIAANTADNLLPSTEPQFVSLTNNDLTKAAGKAIASVIAVFAKNHNDKDTKSKLDRLAKIAKDRWSEIANEQIEQRHYPEELKEIKLQEFLTPTGESFTAETALDIDAWEKIVNLLDKKDTEKKHFLGNQATVNPVTNSRVAHELCQNFPKALREVLKEDFKKDGKAFAVLTIQLLQETRKNLEKTSEDVTKVIARLQQLETQLTGSDEHQQQLFTELAAKIDSGFAEFCQRFGVVETNITQILQGLDEIKEHIEDIKENVEKIKARLDKILHSQPTSLTAEQWRDVCFIMFADREHKTTTNFLYGIAGFTPNFDDIYVRLALVEKQVKPKSEANITPETGSAAYREKPTQEIETQISEDEFFHQVLGNGKSPKSQGRRIAIIGEPGAGKTTRLQKIAKWIFKGNLGLPIWIDLRKLDGKSIQQYLKETWLHDATGIESHWQGLIEQFNQQRVWLLLDGLDEMTVLANAHELLKLQGWVSKARVIVSCRTNVWDGASFGNSDYDLFRNQDFAPEEVQKFIRNWFDRAKHPQVGEFLLAKLAQPEHQRLADLIRNPLRLTLFCLNGLEYRDKGGLPETQAALYEAFVEQFYKANNEKTQSDLWTDKNQQKELNQVLAELSLWAMTREMTASSSRFLIRPSELSPQLKQKLGGEDVNNWLACRLGWLNLVGVDPQNQQLYGFYHATFQEYFAALGVKNGWCFFEGNRIFDREWKQIILLWLGRKDVRDEEKEELIQTLIDFEDGCNDFYTFRAYFLAAAGISEFNSGKSEEIVNQIVRLVSGYFNEENQEWMIYLAPIKETATQVLKETDRGKAIASLVNLLAATEDEFTRGLAAESLGKIGPGNQEAIASLVNLLATAEDESTRWRAAESLGEIDPGNQEAIRYFVNLRATTEDESTRWRAAESLGKIDPGNQEAIGYFVNLGDKDTWQAVYNLGKIGTGNQAIAALVNLLATSKDESTRWRAANSLLKTIETNEQYAYVVSQLQPYLSDETCQNNFELFDNCYRILWQCAQNLPYHQFYQLWNQQPHPATLPLTQRLKNHPPLNQYQWLLIDGSKFIDRDNPALDIYDQMLAANYPESSQKLPETMQLFGFYWNQLQRNQTAPILIFYEDPAPPLRQGFNPVFLTAFSRLAGKICIISDEVNLCVKTFAPSHPNLEKEICRWIEEVDANN, from the coding sequence ATGACTTTAGCTCGATCGCTCCTCAAATTGTCAATTGTAAGTGCTGTTGTATTGGGTAGTGCAGTTATTTCAGCCGGAACTTTGCCAGCGATACCAGTGGTGGGGGGAATCCTAATAACAGAAAGCATTATTGATAGTATTCTCAATTCCTTTGCAGGTGTGGCTGGCGGTATTGCTGCAAATACGGCTGATAATTTATTGCCATCCACAGAACCTCAATTTGTTTCCTTGACTAATAATGATTTGACAAAAGCAGCAGGAAAGGCGATTGCCTCTGTGATTGCTGTTTTTGCTAAAAATCATAATGATAAAGATACAAAGTCTAAACTGGATAGATTAGCCAAAATTGCGAAAGATCGCTGGTCAGAAATTGCCAATGAGCAAATTGAACAAAGACACTACCCAGAAGAACTAAAAGAAATTAAATTACAAGAATTTCTCACTCCTACTGGTGAAAGTTTTACTGCTGAAACGGCTCTGGATATTGACGCTTGGGAGAAGATTGTTAATTTATTAGATAAGAAAGATACAGAGAAAAAGCATTTTTTGGGGAATCAAGCAACTGTTAATCCAGTAACTAATAGTCGAGTTGCTCACGAACTATGTCAAAATTTCCCGAAGGCTTTACGGGAAGTTTTAAAAGAGGATTTTAAGAAAGATGGTAAGGCTTTTGCAGTTTTGACTATTCAATTGTTACAAGAAACTCGGAAAAATTTAGAGAAAACCAGTGAAGATGTAACTAAAGTTATCGCCCGCTTACAACAGTTAGAAACTCAATTAACTGGTAGTGATGAACACCAGCAACAGTTATTTACAGAACTAGCTGCTAAAATTGACTCTGGTTTTGCTGAATTTTGTCAACGATTCGGAGTGGTAGAAACTAATATTACTCAAATTTTACAAGGCTTAGATGAAATTAAAGAGCATATCGAAGATATTAAAGAGAATGTGGAAAAGATTAAGGCTAGACTTGACAAAATTCTCCACTCTCAACCAACATCTTTAACGGCTGAACAATGGCGCGATGTTTGTTTTATTATGTTTGCAGATCGCGAACATAAAACCACCACAAATTTTTTGTATGGAATCGCTGGCTTTACTCCCAACTTTGATGATATTTATGTACGTCTAGCTTTAGTAGAAAAGCAAGTTAAACCTAAATCCGAAGCTAATATTACTCCTGAAACTGGATCGGCGGCTTATCGGGAAAAACCCACCCAGGAAATAGAAACTCAAATCAGTGAAGATGAGTTTTTTCATCAAGTATTGGGAAATGGGAAAAGTCCGAAAAGTCAAGGGCGTAGAATTGCGATTATTGGGGAACCGGGGGCGGGTAAAACTACGCGGTTACAAAAAATTGCTAAGTGGATTTTTAAGGGAAATTTAGGTTTGCCGATTTGGATCGATTTGCGGAAGTTGGACGGTAAATCAATTCAGCAATATTTAAAAGAAACTTGGTTGCATGATGCGACGGGAATTGAGAGTCATTGGCAAGGTTTAATTGAACAATTTAACCAGCAGCGAGTTTGGTTATTATTAGATGGTTTAGATGAAATGACTGTGCTGGCTAATGCTCACGAGTTGCTGAAATTACAGGGATGGGTGAGTAAGGCACGGGTAATTGTCAGTTGTCGGACGAATGTTTGGGATGGCGCAAGTTTCGGAAATAGCGATTACGATCTGTTTCGGAATCAGGATTTTGCGCCGGAAGAAGTGCAGAAATTTATTAGGAATTGGTTTGATCGGGCGAAACACCCGCAGGTTGGAGAATTTTTGTTAGCAAAGTTGGCGCAACCGGAACATCAACGCCTTGCGGATTTGATTAGAAATCCTTTGCGGTTAACTCTGTTTTGTTTGAATGGTTTGGAATATCGGGACAAGGGCGGTTTACCGGAGACGCAAGCAGCACTTTATGAGGCTTTTGTTGAGCAGTTTTACAAGGCAAATAATGAGAAAACTCAATCGGATTTGTGGACAGATAAAAATCAGCAAAAGGAGTTAAATCAGGTGTTGGCTGAGTTGTCACTGTGGGCGATGACGCGGGAGATGACTGCGAGTAGTTCGCGTTTTTTAATTCGCCCTAGTGAGTTGTCGCCACAATTAAAGCAAAAGTTGGGGGGTGAAGATGTAAATAATTGGTTGGCCTGTCGGTTGGGTTGGTTGAATTTGGTCGGTGTCGATCCCCAAAATCAGCAGCTTTATGGGTTTTATCATGCTACTTTTCAGGAGTATTTTGCGGCTTTGGGGGTGAAAAATGGTTGGTGTTTCTTTGAGGGAAATCGCATTTTTGATCGGGAATGGAAACAGATAATTTTGCTGTGGTTGGGGCGTAAGGATGTTAGGGATGAGGAAAAAGAGGAGTTGATTCAGACGTTGATTGACTTTGAGGATGGGTGTAATGATTTTTATACGTTTCGTGCCTATTTTCTAGCAGCGGCGGGGATTAGTGAGTTTAATTCTGGTAAGTCTGAGGAGATTGTTAATCAAATTGTGCGATTGGTTTCTGGTTATTTTAATGAAGAAAACCAGGAATGGATGATATATCTTGCTCCTATTAAAGAAACTGCCACACAGGTATTAAAAGAGACTGATAGGGGAAAGGCGATCGCATCTTTAGTTAATCTGCTGGCAGCTACTGAGGATGAATTTACCCGTGGCCTAGCAGCGGAGAGCTTAGGTAAAATCGGTCCCGGCAACCAAGAGGCGATCGCATCTTTAGTTAATCTGCTGGCAACTGCTGAGGATGAATCTACCCGTTGGCGAGCAGCCGAGAGCTTGGGTGAAATCGACCCCGGCAACCAAGAGGCGATCAGATATTTTGTCAATCTGCGGGCAACCACTGAGGATGAATCTACCCGTTGGCGAGCAGCCGAGAGCTTGGGTAAAATCGACCCCGGCAACCAAGAGGCGATCGGATATTTTGTCAATCTGGGGGATAAAGATACCTGGCAAGCAGTCTATAACTTAGGTAAAATTGGCACGGGCAACCAGGCGATCGCGGCTTTAGTCAATTTGCTGGCAACTTCTAAGGATGAATCTACCCGTTGGCGTGCAGCCAACAGCTTGCTTAAAACCATCGAAACTAACGAACAATATGCCTATGTTGTCTCGCAATTGCAACCCTATCTCAGCGATGAAACTTGCCAAAACAACTTCGAGCTATTTGACAATTGTTACCGAATCCTCTGGCAATGCGCCCAAAATCTCCCCTATCACCAATTCTATCAACTCTGGAACCAGCAACCCCACCCGGCAACCCTACCCCTCACCCAAAGATTAAAAAACCATCCTCCCCTCAACCAATATCAATGGCTGTTAATTGATGGCAGTAAATTCATCGACAGAGACAACCCCGCCCTAGATATTTATGACCAAATGCTGGCGGCAAACTATCCAGAAAGCAGCCAAAAACTCCCGGAAACCATGCAGCTATTCGGATTCTACTGGAATCAATTGCAACGGAATCAAACCGCCCCGATTTTAATCTTTTATGAAGACCCCGCGCCGCCCTTACGCCAAGGTTTTAACCCAGTTTTTCTCACAGCATTCAGTCGGTTAGCGGGTAAAATTTGCATCATTAGTGATGAAGTAAATCTCTGTGTGAAAACCTTTGCACCGAGTCATCCGAATTTAGAAAAAGAGATTTGCCGATGGATAGAGGAAGTGGACGCGAATAATTAA